One Candidatus Cloacimonadota bacterium DNA segment encodes these proteins:
- a CDS encoding threonine/serine exporter yields the protein MNSPFNHLTLMQFTWAALSILGFSIRTNMRGWKILLLALGGGLNWAIYLIVLHYSQALLFSIFCSTLLVCIYCEIVARLVKVPVSVFVTCVIIPLVPGRTLYYAMQGYIAGDSAAASEHTYKLLLISVTIAMAIAVVSSLTNILFRLKNRF from the coding sequence ATGAACAGTCCTTTTAACCATCTCACCCTGATGCAATTCACCTGGGCGGCGCTGTCCATTTTGGGTTTTTCCATCCGCACGAATATGCGGGGTTGGAAGATTCTGCTTCTGGCCTTGGGCGGCGGTTTGAATTGGGCTATCTATCTGATTGTGTTACATTATAGTCAAGCCCTGCTCTTCTCCATTTTTTGTTCCACCCTGCTGGTTTGCATATATTGTGAAATTGTGGCGCGCTTGGTGAAAGTGCCCGTTTCGGTTTTTGTGACCTGCGTGATAATTCCTCTGGTTCCGGGGCGCACATTGTATTACGCGATGCAGGGTTACATCGCTGGAGATTCCGCCGCGGCGTCTGAACACACATACAAATTGCTGCTCATTTCCGTGACCATTGCCATGGCCATCGCGGTGGTGAGCAGCCTCACAAACATACTGTTTCGTTTAAAGAATAGATTTTAA
- a CDS encoding threonine/serine exporter family protein: MAVLDIKETTKISLEIGRILLENGATTNRVELMMRKACKAFGHPDTQAYVTPTGIFITVQNGDEEVSTSIKRIDSRRIDLGRITRVSKLVNDMGKDLCQDGICRLNADEFLAELARIETEKNWPLWFQVFCGGITSGCFCLLFGGSWLEFGVAYLVGILVSLSLQLLGLLEINSFLLNILGSALVVTFAKTLDIWVPRIKIDNIIIGGIMLLVPGLSFVNAIRDTMSGDLVSGTARAVEAIFIAVAIATGSGVMLKLWALWGH; the protein is encoded by the coding sequence ATGGCAGTTTTGGACATCAAGGAAACCACCAAGATTAGCTTGGAAATTGGACGCATCCTGCTGGAAAACGGAGCCACCACAAACCGGGTCGAGCTGATGATGCGCAAAGCCTGCAAGGCTTTTGGGCACCCTGACACCCAGGCTTATGTTACGCCCACGGGGATTTTTATCACAGTGCAAAATGGCGATGAGGAAGTTTCCACCAGCATCAAGCGTATCGATAGCCGGCGTATAGACTTGGGACGCATCACCAGAGTCAGCAAACTGGTGAATGACATGGGAAAAGACCTCTGCCAAGATGGAATTTGCCGGCTCAACGCGGATGAATTTTTGGCGGAACTGGCTCGCATCGAAACGGAAAAAAACTGGCCTTTGTGGTTTCAGGTTTTTTGCGGAGGCATCACCAGCGGTTGTTTTTGCCTGCTTTTTGGTGGCAGTTGGCTCGAATTTGGAGTGGCATATTTGGTTGGCATTTTGGTGAGCCTCTCCCTTCAGCTTTTGGGATTGCTCGAGATAAACAGTTTTTTGCTGAATATCCTGGGTTCGGCTCTGGTTGTTACCTTTGCCAAAACATTGGATATCTGGGTGCCACGCATCAAGATAGACAACATCATCATTGGCGGAATTATGCTGCTGGTGCCGGGCTTAAGTTTTGTGAATGCCATACGCGACACCATGAGCGGAGACCTCGTTTCCGGCACGGCTCGCGCGGTTGAAGCCATTTTCATCGCTGTGGCGATTGCCACCGGCAGCGGCGTGATGCTGAAGCTTTGGGCGCTTTGGGGGCATTGA
- a CDS encoding DNA internalization-related competence protein ComEC/Rec2 has protein sequence MQRKEPPAPLLIPVLAWCLGMLLAKTLPLAQIWLWMAAGLVFLFALLIKRTRALALIILCVVLGALRWQAVAVPSALDLVLESRGHVQQEAEFTVTKLLSKDGGIHEIQLEELAGVKVREPLTLIYSPELELGQSYQALLEVIPGTHDPLLDTFPARHRAYVRQGLTKLDKPRAAVPIALWRAKLLKNLDAKLGEDAYLAKALLLSDTQSKGEVREPLTRSGMIHLIVVSGLHIWFIYAALMVLLNFFFPRRVAEVVFLFLITFYAALNHWSPSVTRAILMIGLMIVSRWRGIRVGGAQLLALSLLIITALDPTQLFNIGLQLSFLCIGVIILGLPKIPWITEKDIPAELPRTKLNRLLDLLLLNLTVGLAVMPVTLFYFGTASLNGIVGNLLGIPLASVLLMVSFLVLLVPGGNWLSAAYITAYKVIMRVFLGWTDLVASLPFYLENAWINWVQLVGAMLLVVGLLWMLRHLKFNWKTLPAVALGVFLLIYPRFVPQQEAGIYVFDCGTGDCILACFADGSKLMVDTGPKWHNSETSWATRKLLPWLKKQHIDKLDWLVLTHLDADHSGGFPDLAKHLKIENMAITDEVARDSRWEIWKQEGLLQGIDLLMITDTLSVYTGGARLKFLHPDKNFFVDSSNSGSILFRLDYRGKSYLFTGDADINAEAHLLAHYPQELKADFLKAGHHGSRTSSCREFVRAVNPEEVWITAGKRNQWGFPHPEPMSHFRRYAKRIRGTAEGSFFEPFAQKD, from the coding sequence ATGCAAAGAAAAGAGCCGCCGGCGCCACTGCTGATCCCGGTTTTGGCGTGGTGCCTGGGTATGCTGTTGGCAAAAACGCTGCCCTTGGCGCAAATCTGGCTTTGGATGGCGGCTGGGCTGGTTTTTCTGTTTGCATTGCTCATAAAACGGACAAGAGCCCTTGCCCTGATTATTCTTTGTGTGGTTTTGGGAGCGCTGCGCTGGCAAGCCGTGGCAGTGCCTTCCGCGTTGGACCTGGTTTTGGAGAGTAGGGGCCATGTGCAGCAGGAAGCCGAATTCACCGTCACCAAACTGCTTTCCAAAGATGGCGGCATTCATGAAATCCAACTGGAAGAGCTTGCGGGAGTGAAGGTTCGGGAACCCCTGACCTTGATTTACAGCCCGGAATTGGAACTGGGACAATCTTACCAAGCCCTGTTGGAAGTTATCCCCGGAACGCATGACCCGCTTTTGGACACTTTTCCCGCCCGGCATCGTGCTTACGTGCGTCAGGGCTTGACGAAGCTGGATAAACCTCGCGCCGCGGTTCCCATCGCCTTGTGGCGCGCCAAATTGCTGAAAAACCTTGATGCCAAACTGGGCGAGGACGCCTATCTTGCCAAGGCACTGCTGCTTTCGGACACTCAAAGCAAAGGTGAAGTCCGGGAACCTCTTACCCGCAGCGGTATGATTCACCTGATTGTGGTGAGTGGACTGCATATCTGGTTTATCTACGCGGCTTTGATGGTTTTGCTGAATTTCTTTTTTCCCCGGCGCGTGGCGGAAGTGGTATTTCTATTCCTGATAACATTTTACGCTGCCCTGAATCACTGGTCGCCATCGGTGACGCGGGCGATTTTGATGATTGGTCTGATGATTGTTTCACGTTGGCGCGGAATTCGTGTCGGCGGCGCGCAGCTTCTGGCTTTGAGCCTGCTCATCATCACGGCGCTTGACCCCACGCAGCTTTTCAATATCGGCTTGCAGCTTTCATTTTTGTGTATCGGGGTGATTATTTTGGGGCTGCCAAAAATCCCTTGGATTACAGAAAAGGATATACCGGCAGAGCTGCCACGAACAAAGCTTAACCGTTTGCTGGATTTACTGTTATTGAATTTAACTGTGGGATTGGCGGTGATGCCGGTGACCCTGTTTTATTTTGGCACAGCTTCGCTAAATGGTATTGTTGGCAACCTGTTGGGCATTCCCCTGGCTTCGGTTTTGCTGATGGTTTCATTTTTGGTGCTGTTGGTTCCGGGCGGGAACTGGCTGAGCGCGGCGTATATCACTGCCTACAAAGTGATTATGAGGGTTTTTCTGGGCTGGACGGATTTGGTTGCCAGCCTTCCTTTTTATCTGGAAAATGCCTGGATAAATTGGGTTCAGCTTGTGGGCGCGATGTTGCTCGTAGTTGGTCTGCTCTGGATGCTGCGTCATTTGAAATTCAATTGGAAGACATTGCCAGCGGTGGCTTTGGGCGTGTTTTTGCTGATTTATCCCAGATTTGTTCCGCAACAGGAAGCCGGAATCTACGTTTTTGATTGTGGCACAGGGGATTGCATCCTCGCCTGTTTTGCCGATGGCAGCAAGCTGATGGTGGACACAGGCCCCAAATGGCACAACTCGGAAACCAGTTGGGCAACTCGTAAACTGTTGCCATGGTTAAAGAAACAACATATTGATAAATTGGATTGGCTGGTTTTGACTCATCTGGATGCCGACCACAGCGGAGGTTTTCCCGACCTTGCCAAGCACCTGAAAATAGAGAATATGGCGATCACAGATGAAGTCGCGCGGGATTCCAGATGGGAGATTTGGAAGCAGGAGGGTTTGTTGCAAGGCATTGATTTGCTGATGATTACGGATACTTTGAGTGTTTACACCGGTGGGGCGCGCCTGAAATTCCTCCATCCGGACAAAAATTTCTTTGTGGACAGCAGCAACAGCGGTTCGATTCTCTTTCGCCTGGATTATCGTGGAAAGAGCTATCTCTTTACAGGAGATGCAGATATAAATGCGGAAGCGCATCTTTTGGCGCACTATCCCCAGGAATTGAAAGCCGATTTTTTGAAGGCGGGACATCATGGCAGCAGAACATCCAGTTGCAGGGAATTCGTGCGCGCTGTTAATCCTGAAGAGGTGTGGATAACCGCTGGAAAGCGAAATCAATGGGGCTTTCCACATCCGGAGCCAATGAGCCACTTCCGCCGTTACGCAAAACGCATTCGCGGCACCGCTGAGGGTAGCTTTTTTGAGCCTTTTGCACAAAAAGATTGA